A window of the Alnus glutinosa chromosome 4, dhAlnGlut1.1, whole genome shotgun sequence genome harbors these coding sequences:
- the LOC133865682 gene encoding pentatricopeptide repeat-containing protein At4g32450, mitochondrial-like: protein MALASETGGCTCMCQSRVFQRFWWQGEEGSNGGLRVSPQEPIRAQENKRSSLDFKRLCREGKVESALEAMGEMEKNGVLVDSLDLVKLLQVCEVRKLVGAAKRVIDYATRSLSEASTVVFNKLVQVYCKWGDTRTARSVFEQMPERDLDSWNRMLIGLAENGEGEEALAVFSRMKKDGVKPDGSTVLGIIMACGCLGEVKDGQKHFVSMSRDYGIIPSMEHYVAIVDLLGRARKIAEAQEFIANMPIEPSSVVRETLQKHFPIERKGKLDKRKSPSGSNDKSTRKAKYKPSWDRKNSHKRGEKKPAKIARKVPKGVIHVLATFNNTVVTVTDLRGQVFSSSSAGFFSRVQKEEHHLLLKLRQEMLFRWRRSKVCSEQRS from the coding sequence ATGGCTCTCGCTTCAGAAACTGGTGGGTGTACGTGTATGTGTCAATCACGAGTTTTTCAGCGCTTTTGGTGGCAAGGCGAAGAAGGATCTAATGGTGGTTTAAGGGTTTCTCCTCAAGAACCCATCCGTGCCCAAGAAAATAAGCGGTCAAGCTTGGATTTCAAGCGTTTATGCAGAGAAGGAAAAGTGGAATCAGCTCTTGAAGCCATGGGTGAAATGGAAAAGAACGGAGTTCTTGTTGACTCGCTTGACCTTGTGAAATTGCTGCAAGTGTGTGAGGTTAGGAAGTTGGTAGGAGCTGCGAAAAGGGTCATTGACTATGCAACGAGGTCTCTATCAGAAGCCAGTACTGTTGTATTTAACAAGCTGGTGCAGGTGTACTGTAAATGGGGTGATACAAGGACTGCAAGAAGCGTGTTTGAGCAAATGCCTGAGAGAGACTTGGATTCTTGGAATAGGATGCTGATTGGTTTGGCAGAAAATGGGGAAGGAGAAGAAGCTTTGGCAGTATTTTCCCGGATGAAGAAAGATGGAGTAAAGCCTGATGGGTCTACTGTTCTTGGTATTATTATGGCGTGTGGATGCTTAGGGGAAGTTAAGGACGGGCAAAAACATTTTGTGTCAATGAGCAGGGACTACGGGATTATTCCTTCCATGGAGCATTACGTGGCCATAGTTGATCTTCTTGGAAGGGCACGGAAGATAGCCGAGGCACAGGAGTTTATTGCAAATATGCCGATTGAGCCAAGTTCAGTTGTTAGGGAAACACTACAGAAACATTTTccaattgaaagaaaagggaagCTTGACAAACGGAAATCTCCTTCTGGTTCGAACGACAAAAGTACAAGGAAAGCTAAATACAAACCAAGTTGGGACCGAAAGAATTCACATAAGCGTGGAGAGAAGAAACCTGCTAAGATTGCACGCAAAGTACCAAAAGGAGTCATTCATGTCCTAGCAACATTCAACAATACTGTTGTAACTGTTACTGATCTGCGTGGCCAGGTGTTTTCTTCATCCTCTGCTGGTTTTTTTTCGAGGGTACAAAAAGAGGAACACCATTTGCTGCTGAAACTGCGGCAAGAGATGCTATTCAGATGGCGGCGAAGCAAGGTTTGCAGCGAGCAGAGGTCATGA
- the LOC133866510 gene encoding uncharacterized protein LOC133866510, translated as MELQSVCRGFPAPKLGLSANRLVSHQFVSASQVGLRDKRVRVGIASNSHLMIGLKRVFKKSLVPSLKRGAIVCAAKSNPDAKLEFSGRESSDSGVPVSGFNGVEPFRGKSGSISFSGLTHQLVEEGKLQSAPFKEEKGSFVWVLAPIALISSLILPQFFLANAIEAILQDMLLVEMVTSLLFEVLFYIGLATFLLVTDHVQRPYLQFSPKRWGLITGLRGYLTCSFFTTGFKVMAPLFAVYVTWPIIGLPGLVSAVPFLIGFVVQLAFEKRLDKRGSSIWPLVPIIFEVYRLYQLTKAAYFIERCVFTLKGLPTSPELLERSGALFGMIVTFQVLGVVCLWSLITFLLRLFPSRPVVENY; from the exons ATGGAGCTACAATCCGTTTGTCGTGGGTTTCCCGCCCCAAAGCTGGGATTATCCGCAAATCGCTTAGTCTCTCATCAATTT GTTTCCGCAAGTCAGGTTGGATTGAGGGATAAAAGAGTTCGGGTTGGTATTGCGTCGAATT CACATTTGATGATTGGTTTGAAGAGGGTGTTTAAGAAGTCTTTGGTGCCGAGCTTGAAAAGAGGAGCTATTGTATGTGCTGCTAAATCTAACCCAGATGCTAAGTTGGAATTTTCGGGGAGGGAGAGTTCTGATTCTGGAGTGCCTGTTAGTGGGTTTAACGGTGTGGAGCCATTTCGTGGTAAATCGGGTTCGATTTCATTTTCGGGGTTGACTCACCAGTTGGTAGAGGAAGGGAAATTGCAGTCAGCCCCTTTTAAAGAAGAGAAGGGCTCCTTTGTTTGGGTTTTAGCCCCTATCGCATTGATATCATCTTTGATTCTTCCGCAATTCTTCCTTGCTAATGCAATTGAGGCTATCCTGCAGGACATGCTTCTCGTAG AAATGGTGACTTCTCTATTATTCGAGGTCCTGTTTTACATTGGTCTTGCAACTTTCCTGCTAGTAACTGACCATGTTCAAAGGCCATATCTGCAATTTAGCCCAAAGAGGTGGGGTCTCATCACAGGTCTCAGAGGATACTTAACATGTTCTTTCTTCACAACAGGCTTCAAGGTCATGGCCCCTCTCTTTGCTGTGTATGTAACCTGGCCAATTATTGGCCTGCCGGGCCTGGTTTCGGCGGTTCCTTTTCTAATTGGCTTTGTTGTTCAACTTGCATTTGAGAAGCGTCTTGACAAGCGTGGATCGTCTATTTGGCCCTTGGTTCCTATAATTTTCGAG GTCTATAGACTTTATCAGTTGACAAAAGCTGCTTATTTTATTGAGAGGTGTGTTTTCACATTGAAGGGGCTTCCTACTTCTCCAGAATTGCTAGAAAGAAGTGGTGCCCTCTTTGGCATGATAGTGACTTTCCAAGTTCTAGGTGTGGTCTGCCTCTGGTCGTTGATAACATTTCTTTTAAGGCTTTTCCCTTCTAGACCTGTAGTAGAGAACTACTGA